The following coding sequences are from one Shewanella putrefaciens window:
- a CDS encoding leucine-rich repeat domain-containing protein codes for MSHASKLSEITGNTHRLSYLSLNKCQKLDFFSIISTLDSVKILDLSGNPQLSSIDALRGNKNIFALYLVETNVIKTKETIDILTSMPNLKKIWIKANKKELELLREALPGIVN; via the coding sequence GTGTCCCATGCAAGCAAACTCTCTGAAATTACCGGAAACACCCATAGATTAAGTTACTTATCATTAAATAAATGTCAAAAGTTAGATTTTTTCTCTATAATTTCAACGCTTGATAGCGTAAAAATTTTAGACCTTAGCGGGAATCCACAGTTATCCAGTATTGACGCATTGCGTGGAAATAAAAATATTTTTGCGTTATATCTAGTTGAAACAAATGTCATTAAGACTAAAGAAACTATCGATATTTTGACTTCGATGCCAAACCTGAAAAAAATTTGGATTAAAGCAAACAAAAAGGAGTTGGAACTTTTGAGAGAAGCTCTACCAGGGATTGTAAATTAA
- a CDS encoding type II toxin-antitoxin system TacA family antitoxin translates to MATARLDIRLDEEIKAKAEKASALLGLKSLTEYVVRLMDEDATQVIAEHESVTVKADVFDQFIMACDEAKVPNKALREAAAFTKNGEFK, encoded by the coding sequence ATGGCGACTGCAAGACTTGATATCCGTTTGGATGAAGAAATCAAAGCTAAGGCTGAGAAAGCATCCGCTTTGCTCGGGTTAAAAAGCTTAACTGAATACGTTGTTCGCTTAATGGACGAAGATGCAACTCAGGTGATAGCTGAGCATGAAAGCGTTACGGTTAAAGCAGATGTATTCGACCAATTCATAATGGCTTGTGATGAGGCTAAGGTTCCGAATAAGGCATTGCGTGAAGCGGCTGCATTTACTAAAAATGGTGAGTTTAAGTGA
- a CDS encoding transglycosylase domain-containing protein, which yields MRLSLKVSSWVTVIIVVLPLISFAIYDLFYFQPHRVEITRLIQVATPEESVPPAIIVQLVRISTGENLDWLATRLIIDNLNIRHKTESMTYWHIKSFLWLQLVRIHLTEQEQLTLYLAQAYTGKDSKGFSYASHALFNKPLSGLNVEEVATIAALPHAPSIFAKHPNLLTKRREYLLSQLDKSF from the coding sequence ATGAGACTAAGCCTTAAAGTTTCTTCTTGGGTGACTGTAATTATTGTGGTGCTGCCGCTAATAAGTTTTGCAATTTATGATCTTTTTTACTTTCAGCCTCACCGTGTAGAAATAACTCGACTCATCCAAGTTGCTACTCCGGAAGAATCAGTGCCTCCAGCCATAATCGTGCAGCTCGTTCGTATATCCACTGGCGAAAATCTTGATTGGCTTGCTACAAGGTTGATTATTGATAATTTAAATATCCGCCATAAAACCGAATCAATGACTTATTGGCATATTAAGTCATTTCTGTGGCTGCAGTTGGTCAGGATTCACCTTACAGAGCAAGAGCAATTAACTCTTTATTTGGCACAAGCGTATACTGGCAAAGATTCAAAAGGCTTTTCCTACGCATCCCATGCACTTTTCAATAAGCCTTTATCGGGATTAAATGTGGAAGAGGTGGCCACAATAGCTGCTCTTCCACATGCTCCTAGTATCTTTGCAAAACACCCAAATCTACTCACAAAACGCCGTGAATATCTGCTTTCTCAGTTGGATAAAAGCTTCTAG
- a CDS encoding GNAT family N-acetyltransferase — protein sequence MSYSKIFKELDKSLHDRVSFDCGEAELNDFIQTQAAKHMQAGISRTMVLPAAMPLPNQKYPICSFYTIAPSSICRDTLPQAIGKKLPRYPIPVFLLAQLAVHKEFHGSGLGKASLIKALEYLWEINAHMRAYAIVVDCLTDQAESFYAKYGFEVLCEINGRVRMFIPMKTVGQLFT from the coding sequence GTGAGTTATTCCAAAATTTTCAAAGAATTGGATAAATCACTACACGATAGAGTATCATTTGACTGTGGCGAAGCAGAGTTAAACGATTTTATCCAAACTCAAGCAGCAAAACATATGCAAGCAGGTATTAGCCGTACAATGGTTTTACCTGCTGCTATGCCATTGCCCAATCAAAAATATCCAATTTGCTCATTTTATACTATCGCACCAAGTTCAATTTGCCGTGATACCTTGCCGCAAGCTATTGGCAAAAAGTTACCACGCTATCCCATTCCGGTCTTTCTGCTTGCTCAACTTGCGGTTCATAAAGAGTTTCATGGCAGTGGGTTAGGTAAAGCTAGCTTAATCAAAGCACTAGAATATCTGTGGGAAATTAACGCTCACATGAGAGCTTATGCCATTGTTGTCGATTGCTTAACTGACCAAGCTGAATCATTCTACGCAAAATATGGTTTCGAGGTTCTTTGTGAAATCAACGGTCGTGTCAGAATGTTTATTCCAATGAAAACAGTCGGTCAGTTATTCACTTAG